In a single window of the Chionomys nivalis chromosome 11, mChiNiv1.1, whole genome shotgun sequence genome:
- the Maneal gene encoding glycoprotein endo-alpha-1,2-mannosidase-like protein isoform X1: MARRRRRACIALFLVLLFAFGTLMGLRTLKAPDGLPALGPELAPFERRPEGNPAPARAPAAPAAPPPPPPPPRSAAPRASLGPAEADPAPRQSLRVYSDLHAFYYSWYGSPRREGHYIHWDHVMVPHWDPKISASYPRGRHSPPDDLGSSFYPELGPYSSRDPDVLREHMTQLKEAAIGVLVLSWYPPGMADDNGEPSDDLVPAILDTAHQYNIQVAFHIQPYKGRDDVTVHDNIKYIIDTYGSHGAFYRYKTSMGKSLPLFYIYDSYLTSPEAWAHLLTQNGPHSIRNTPYDGVFIALLVEEGHTHDILAAGFDGMYTYFASNGFSFGSSHQNWKAVKNFCDTNNLMFIPSVGPGYIDTSIRPWNNHNTRNRVNGKYYETALQAALTVRPEIVSITSFNEWHEGTQIEKAVPKKTPTRLYLDYQPHQPSLYLELTRRWAEHFIKEKEQWLM; encoded by the exons ATGGCCCGGCGGCGGCGCCGGGCCTGCATCGCCCTCTTCCTGGTGCTGCTCTTCGCCTTCGGCACGCTCATGGGGCTGCGCACGCTCAAGGCCCCGGACGGGCTGCCCGCGCTGGGCCCGGAGCTAGCGCCCTTCGAGCGGCGTCCGGAGGGGAATCCCGCGCCCGCCCGCGCCCCGGCCGCCCCCGCCGCTCCGCCGcccccgccgccgccaccgcGCTCTGCCGCCCCCCGAGCCTCGCTGGGCCCCGCCGAGGCCGATCCTGCGCCCCGGCAGAGCCTGCGCGTTTACTCCGATCTGCACGCCTTCTATTACTCGTGGTACGGGAGTCCGCGGCGCGAGGGCCACTACATTCACTGGGACCATGTCATGGTGCCTCACTGGGACCCCAAGATCTCGGCCAGCTACCCGCGTGGCCGCCACAGCCCTCCAGACGACTTGGGCTCCAGCTTCTACCCAGAGTTGGGGCCCTACAGCTCACGGGACCCCGATGTGCTACGAGAGCACATGACCCAGCTCAAAGAAGCCGCCATCG GAGTCTTGGTTCTTTCCTGGTATCCACCTGGCATGGCTGATGATAATGGGGAGCCCTCAGATGATCTGGTACCTGCCATTCTGGACACTGCCCATCAGTACAACATCCAG GTGGCCTTCCATATCCAACCCTACAAGGGCCGGGACGACGTCACTGTTCACGACAACATCAAGTACATCATTGACAC GTATGGCTCCCATGGTGCATTTTACCGTTACAAGACCAGCATGGGCAAGAGCCTCCCACTCTTTTATATCTACGACTCCTACCTGACATCCCCTGAGGCCTGGGCCCACCTCCTGACACAAAACGGGCCCCACTCGATCCGCAACACCCCGTATGATGGGGTCTTTATAGCATTGCTGGTGGAGGAGGGCCACACCCATGACATCCTTGCCGCGGGATTTGATGGAATGTACACCTACTTTGCCTCCAATGGCTTCTCCTTCGGCTCCTCCCATCAGAACTGGAAGGCTGTAAAGAACTTCTGTGATACCAACAACCTGATGTTCATTCCTAGCGTGGGGCCTGGGTACATTGACACCAGCATCCGGCCCTGGAACAACCACAATACTCGCAACAGGGTCAATGGCAAGTACTACGAGACAGCCCTGCAGGCGGCCCTGACTGTGAGGCCCGAGATTGTCTCCATCACCTCTTTCAATGAGTGGCACGAGGGCACACAGATCGAGAAGGCTGTTCCCAAGAAGACGCCAACTCGTCTGTATTTGGACTACCAGCCCCACCAGCCCAGCCTGTACCTGGAGCTGACCCGCCGCTGGGCAGAGCACTTCATCAAGGAAAAGGAGCAGTGGCTGATGTGA
- the Yrdc gene encoding threonylcarbamoyl-AMP synthase: MSTARPCAGLRAAVAAGMGLSDGPASSGRSCRLLRPPAPAPAVPGARLLRLPESGAVQAASPERSGWTEALRAAVAELRAGAVVAVPTDTLYGLACSASCSAALGCVYRLKGRSEAKPLAVCLGRVADVYRYCQVRVPKELLEDLLPGPVTLVMQRSGELNKDLNPFTPLVGIRIPNHAFMQDLAQMFGGPIALTSANLSSQASSLSVEEFQDLWPHLSLVIDGGPIGDSQSPECRLGSTVVDLSVPGKFTIIRPGCALENTTTILQQKYGLLPSQGSCS; this comes from the exons ATGTCTACTGCGCGTCCGTGTGCGGGGCTGAGGGCCGCGGTGGCGGCCGGCATGGGGCTGAGCGACGGGCCAGCGAGCTCTGGCCGCAGCTGCCGCCTTCTACGCCCGCCCGCGCCGGCTCCGGCGGTGCCGGGGGCCCGGCTGTTGCGGCTTCCGGAGAGCGGGGCCGTGCAGGCCGCAAGCCCCGAGCGCTCCGGTTGGACCGAGGCGCTGCGGGCCGCCGTGGCCGAGCTGCGCGCTGGCGCCGTCGTGGCGGTCCCAACTGACACGCTGTATGGTCTGGCCTGCTCGGCGAGCTGCTCGGCGGCCCTGGGATGCGTCTATCGCCTCAAGGGCCGCAGCGAGGCCAAGCCGCTGGCCGTGTGCCTGGGCCGCGTGGCCGACGTCTACAG GTACTGCCAGGTGAGGGTACCCAAGGAGCTCCTGGAGGACCTGTTGCCAGGACCAGTGACCCTGGTGATGCAGCGCTCCGGGGAGCTCAACAAAGACCTGAACCCCTTTACTCCT CTGGTTGGCATCCGGATCCCTAACCACGCCTTCATGCAGGACTTGGCCCAAATGTTTGGGGGACCAATTGCACTCACCAGTGCCAACCTCAGCTCCCAAGCCAGTTCTCTGAGTGTTGAG GAGTTCCAAGACCTCTGGCCTCATTTGTCCCTGGTCATTGATGGGGGACCAATTGGAGATAGTCAGAGCCCTGAGTGCCGCCTCGGCTCTACTGTGGTTGACTTATCTGTGCCTGGAAAGTTTACCATTATTCGCCCGGGCTG TGCTCTGGAAAACACAACAACCATCCTCCAACAGAAATATGGGCTGCTCCCTTCACAGGGGTCCTGCTCATGA
- the C11H1orf122 gene encoding uncharacterized protein C1orf122 homolog gives MEWGPGAGWSRGEAAGVDRGKAGLGLGGRPPPQPPRDERAQQLLDAVEQRQRQLLDTIAACEEMLRQLGRRRPEPAGGGNGSAKSGASPQSAVSARGGLPKDAGDGAAEP, from the exons ATGGAGTGGGGCCCGGGCGCAGGCTGGTCACGGGG GGAGGCTGCCGGCGTGGACCGCGGGAAGGCGGGGCTGGGGCTCGGCGGGAGGCCACCCCCGCAGCCGCCCCGGGATGAACGCGCCCAGCAGCTGCTGGACGCCGTGGAGCAGCGGCAGCGGCAGCTCCTGGACACCATCGCCGCCTGCGAGGAGATGCTGCGGCAGCTGGGCCGCCGGCGTCCGGAGCCGGCTGGTGGCGGG AACGGTTCAGCCAAGTCCGGAGCGTCGCCCCAGTCAGCTGTATCCGCCAGAGGTGGCCTTCCAAAGGATGCTGGCGATGGAGCTGCGGAGCCTTGA
- the Maneal gene encoding glycoprotein endo-alpha-1,2-mannosidase-like protein isoform X2 gives MIMGSPQMIWYLPFWTLPISTTSRYGSHGAFYRYKTSMGKSLPLFYIYDSYLTSPEAWAHLLTQNGPHSIRNTPYDGVFIALLVEEGHTHDILAAGFDGMYTYFASNGFSFGSSHQNWKAVKNFCDTNNLMFIPSVGPGYIDTSIRPWNNHNTRNRVNGKYYETALQAALTVRPEIVSITSFNEWHEGTQIEKAVPKKTPTRLYLDYQPHQPSLYLELTRRWAEHFIKEKEQWLM, from the exons ATGATAATGGGGAGCCCTCAGATGATCTGGTACCTGCCATTCTGGACACTGCCCATCAGTACAACATCCAG GTATGGCTCCCATGGTGCATTTTACCGTTACAAGACCAGCATGGGCAAGAGCCTCCCACTCTTTTATATCTACGACTCCTACCTGACATCCCCTGAGGCCTGGGCCCACCTCCTGACACAAAACGGGCCCCACTCGATCCGCAACACCCCGTATGATGGGGTCTTTATAGCATTGCTGGTGGAGGAGGGCCACACCCATGACATCCTTGCCGCGGGATTTGATGGAATGTACACCTACTTTGCCTCCAATGGCTTCTCCTTCGGCTCCTCCCATCAGAACTGGAAGGCTGTAAAGAACTTCTGTGATACCAACAACCTGATGTTCATTCCTAGCGTGGGGCCTGGGTACATTGACACCAGCATCCGGCCCTGGAACAACCACAATACTCGCAACAGGGTCAATGGCAAGTACTACGAGACAGCCCTGCAGGCGGCCCTGACTGTGAGGCCCGAGATTGTCTCCATCACCTCTTTCAATGAGTGGCACGAGGGCACACAGATCGAGAAGGCTGTTCCCAAGAAGACGCCAACTCGTCTGTATTTGGACTACCAGCCCCACCAGCCCAGCCTGTACCTGGAGCTGACCCGCCGCTGGGCAGAGCACTTCATCAAGGAAAAGGAGCAGTGGCTGATGTGA